The Phacochoerus africanus isolate WHEZ1 chromosome X, ROS_Pafr_v1, whole genome shotgun sequence genome has a segment encoding these proteins:
- the TBX22 gene encoding T-box transcription factor TBX22, with translation MALSSRAHAFSVEALVGRPSKRKLQDPSEEAQPELLEKEDGEEEEEERNCCSAAAGKKIEQLEKRPKTEPLATTFSGCGGSSGNCNSVESLEEKDAIQVELQGSELWKRFHDIGTEMIITKAGRRMFPSVRVKVKGLDPGKQYYVAIDVVPVDSKRYRYVYHSSQWMVAGNTDHSCITPRFYVHPDSPCSGETWMRQIISFDRLKLTNNEMDDKGHIILQSMHKYKPRVHVMKQDNKVDMSRIQSLPAEGVKTFSFKETEFTTVTAYQNQQITKLKIDRNPFAKGFRDPGRNRGVLDGLLETYPWRPSLTLDFRTFGADTQSGSSGSSPVTSSGGAPSPLNYLFSPPCSPPMFHIPTSSLGMPCPEVYLHNIHLPLCYKIYPTNFWQQQSLVLSASERLASSNSSQSLVPLVMEVPMLSSLGITNSKNGSSEDFNEQCQQAHNSVNQMLYGLQPSGHILSPSPIAREAICCSFHPSYGLYRYNFSMPSRLVNAANHLKVNDNSQVSFIEGKCNHAYWYPKTNHCL, from the exons ATGGCTCTGAGCTCTCGGGCGCACGCCTTCTCGGTGGAAGCTTTGGTAGGGAGACCCAGCAAAAGAAAACTGCAAGATCCAAGTGAGGAGGcgcaacctgagctgctggagaaagaagatggagaggaggaggaggaggagaggaattgCTGCAGCGCAGCAGCAGGGAAGAAGATCGAGCAGCTTG AAAAGCGACCCAAGACAGAGCCCTTAGCAACTACTTTCTCAGGCTGTGGAGGCAGCAGCGGAAACTGCAACAGTGTGGAAAGTCTGGAAGAGAAAGATGCTATCCAAGTGGAGCTTCAAGGATCCGAGCTGTGGAAGAGATTTCATGACATTGGGACTGAGATGATCATTACCAAGGCGGGCAG GCGGATGTTCCCCTCTGTTCGGGTCAAGGTGAAAGGGCTGGACCCAGGGAAACAGTACTATGTGGCCATTGATGTGGTGCCCGTGGATTCCAAACGCTATAG GTACGTGTATCACAGCTCTCAGTGGATGGTAGCTGGGAATACGGACCACTCATGCATCACTCCCAGGTTCTATGTTCACCCGGATTCTCCTTGTTCTGGAGAAACCTGGATGCGGCAGATCATCAGCTTTGATCGCTTGAAACTCACCAATAACGAGATGGATGACAAAGGCCAT ATCATTCTGCAGTCCATGCACAAGTACAAGCCCCGTGTGCATGTGATGAAGCAGGACAACAAGGTTGACATGTcccggattcagtccctgcctgcTGAAGGGGTTAAAACATTCTCCTTTAAAGAAACTGAGTTCACCACTGTGACAGCTTACCAAAACCAGCAG ATTACCAAACTGAAAATAGACAGAAATCCTTTTGCTAAAGGATTTAGAGATCCTGGAAGAAACAG AGGTGTATTGGATGGGCTTTTAGAGACCTACCCATGGAGGCCTTCTCTCACTTTGGATTTTAGAACTTTTGGTGCAGACACTCAAA GTGGAAGCAGTGGTTCGTCTCCAGTGACCTCTAGTGGAGGGGCTCCCTCTCCTTTGAACTATTTGTTTTCTCCACCTTGCTCCCCTCCTATGTTTCACATTCCTACAAGCTCCCTTGGAATGCCCTGTCCAGAGGTATACTTACACAATATCCACCTACCCCTTTGCTACAAAATTTACCCAACTAATTTTTGGCAACAGCAGTCCCTTGTCTTGTCTGCCTCTGAAAGGCTTGCAAGCAGCAACAGTTCCCAATCTTTAGTCCCACTTgtgatggaagttcccatgttatCCTCCTTGGGGATCACCAATTCAAAAAATGGTTCATCTGAAGACTTCAATGAACAGTGTCAACAAGCACATAATTCTGTCAACCAAATGTTGTATGGATTACAGCCATCTGGACACATTTTATCACCAAGCCCCATTGCCCGGGAAGCAATTTGTTGCTCTTTCCATCCTTCCTATGGCCTTTATAGGTACAACTTCTCCATGCCATCTAGACTGGTAAATGCTGCCAACCACCTCAAAGTGAATGACAACAGTCAAGTTTCTTTTATAGAAGGCAAATGCAATCATGCTTATTGGTATCCAAAAACTAACCATTGCCTTTAA